Proteins found in one Opitutaceae bacterium genomic segment:
- a CDS encoding LptF/LptG family permease encodes MISVLRRHLLSATFVSVGGAIAFFAFVMATVNMLRDLLAYFLDGRLPVLLFLKLSWLLFPYVVTYALPMGMLLGVLLVLGRMSADNEITAMRAAGLSVARICAPLYLLAILGAGFALFINFKVMPEARVAYHAQFDQTIRSTALDFIKPQTFVRNLLPNKVLYVGAKEGDTLKNFWLWESDPQGRVIRVWHADEAKPRFEAEEATVELELANARFENRDDKNPESTRQPPLTATFHDTKLKFSLEHALGKATVRRKLDWMTWDQLWAERRRLKAEGAPRTQILKVDLTLHQKITSAIAVFAFTVLAIPLGIRAQRKETSANLGIAVGLVLAYYILTVAVGWLDRVPKARPDLLLWAPIFLFIGLGVFLMRRVDRV; translated from the coding sequence ATGATCAGTGTTCTCCGTCGCCACCTCCTCTCCGCCACCTTTGTCTCCGTGGGCGGGGCGATCGCATTTTTTGCGTTCGTCATGGCCACTGTGAACATGCTGCGCGACCTGCTTGCTTACTTCCTGGATGGGCGGCTCCCGGTGTTGCTTTTTCTCAAGCTTTCGTGGCTGTTGTTTCCCTACGTGGTGACGTACGCCCTGCCAATGGGGATGCTTCTCGGGGTCTTGCTGGTCCTGGGTCGGATGTCTGCCGACAACGAGATCACCGCCATGCGGGCTGCGGGCCTCAGCGTCGCGCGCATTTGCGCCCCGTTGTATCTCCTGGCAATACTGGGAGCTGGATTTGCGCTCTTTATCAACTTCAAGGTGATGCCGGAAGCTCGCGTGGCCTATCACGCCCAGTTCGACCAGACGATCCGCAGCACGGCGCTGGACTTCATCAAACCCCAGACCTTCGTGCGCAATCTGCTCCCAAACAAGGTCCTCTATGTCGGCGCAAAAGAAGGCGACACGCTCAAGAACTTCTGGCTCTGGGAATCGGACCCTCAGGGGCGTGTGATCCGCGTGTGGCACGCGGACGAGGCCAAGCCGCGCTTCGAAGCGGAGGAGGCCACAGTGGAACTTGAACTGGCGAATGCACGATTTGAGAACCGAGACGACAAGAATCCCGAGTCGACGCGTCAGCCGCCCCTGACCGCCACCTTTCACGATACCAAGCTGAAATTCTCACTCGAGCATGCGCTGGGGAAAGCCACCGTCCGCCGCAAGCTCGACTGGATGACGTGGGACCAATTGTGGGCCGAACGCCGTCGCCTCAAAGCCGAAGGCGCACCGCGCACACAGATCCTCAAGGTCGACCTCACGCTCCACCAGAAGATCACCTCAGCCATCGCCGTGTTTGCCTTCACCGTGCTCGCGATCCCCCTGGGCATTCGCGCCCAACGCAAGGAGACCTCGGCCAACCTGGGCATAGCGGTGGGCCTCGTGCTCGCCTATTACATCCTGACGGTTGCGGTGGGTTGGCTCGACCGTGTCCCCAAGGCCCGGCCCGACCTCCTGCTCTGGGCACCCATTTTCCTGTTTATCGGGCTCGGTGTCTTTCTCATGCGCCGCGTGGACCGGGTCTAA
- a CDS encoding M20/M25/M40 family metallo-hydrolase translates to MATEIVHLGLMFDPVAKLQEFIRYPSVSADSAFHEGMKGAREFAAELLRSIGFKVELVHTKLHPIILAERHGKPEWPHVVIYGHYDVQPADPLNLWQTPAFEPSIRNGRLYGRGSADNKGPLMVHIAAVGRLLERRPDLPLNLTFVIEGEEEMGSPSFLPFLEQYKDRLKKADLVFLSDTGSPREDQVVITCGLRGLMLFDLVVTGPKTDLHSGLHGGVLRNPIQAVAEVCASLHSADGRVNVPGFYDDVLDVEPWEREQLARHGQSEEEYRAFLGIPAFHAAKGFTPFEATRFLPTLEFNGIGGGYQGEGTKTVIPSKAFAKISCRLVANQDPEKIRTLVYKAIEERMPKDVTYELIDQHSATPYVVVPPDRSNTPKDQPAALAKAFRAADKAVAEIFGKPPLYLREGGSIPIIADIKRVTGLDSVLFGLFLPEDNLHAPNESFSLAMMEKGIATSERVLEEIAR, encoded by the coding sequence ATGGCGACGGAAATCGTCCACCTTGGGCTCATGTTTGACCCGGTCGCGAAGCTTCAAGAATTCATCCGCTATCCCAGCGTCTCCGCTGATTCCGCCTTTCACGAGGGTATGAAAGGGGCGCGCGAGTTCGCCGCCGAGCTGTTGAGGTCCATCGGCTTCAAGGTGGAACTCGTGCACACCAAGCTTCACCCCATCATTCTGGCCGAGCGCCATGGCAAACCGGAGTGGCCGCATGTCGTCATCTATGGCCACTACGATGTGCAGCCAGCCGATCCACTCAACCTCTGGCAAACTCCTGCGTTCGAGCCGTCCATCCGAAACGGTCGGCTTTACGGACGTGGTTCGGCGGACAACAAAGGGCCGCTCATGGTGCATATTGCCGCTGTGGGTCGGCTCCTGGAGCGTCGTCCCGACCTCCCGCTCAACCTGACCTTCGTGATCGAGGGAGAAGAGGAAATGGGCAGCCCGAGCTTCCTTCCTTTCCTGGAGCAATACAAGGACAGGCTAAAGAAGGCGGACCTCGTGTTTCTGTCGGACACCGGAAGTCCCCGGGAAGACCAGGTGGTGATCACGTGCGGGCTTCGCGGACTGATGCTTTTCGACCTGGTGGTGACCGGCCCGAAGACGGACCTCCATTCCGGCCTGCATGGCGGCGTATTGAGAAACCCGATACAAGCTGTCGCCGAGGTTTGCGCGTCGCTTCACTCCGCTGACGGCCGGGTCAACGTGCCCGGGTTTTACGATGACGTGCTGGATGTGGAGCCTTGGGAGCGGGAACAGCTTGCGCGCCATGGCCAGAGCGAGGAGGAGTACCGGGCGTTCCTGGGCATACCGGCCTTCCACGCCGCGAAGGGATTCACCCCGTTTGAGGCAACGCGTTTTCTTCCGACGCTCGAGTTCAACGGAATCGGCGGCGGGTACCAGGGGGAGGGGACCAAGACGGTGATTCCCAGCAAGGCTTTCGCGAAGATCAGCTGCCGACTCGTCGCGAACCAGGATCCCGAGAAGATTCGGACGCTGGTGTACAAGGCCATTGAGGAGCGCATGCCGAAGGACGTGACCTATGAGCTGATCGACCAGCATAGCGCCACTCCTTATGTCGTTGTTCCTCCCGACCGGAGCAACACCCCTAAGGATCAACCTGCGGCGCTCGCGAAGGCCTTTCGTGCAGCAGACAAAGCGGTGGCCGAGATCTTCGGTAAACCACCGCTGTATCTCCGTGAAGGCGGGAGCATTCCGATTATCGCGGATATCAAGCGGGTGACCGGACTCGATTCCGTGCTCTTCGGTCTCTTCCTGCCTGAAGACAACCTCCATGCGCCAAACGAAAGCTTTAGCTTGGCGATGATGGAAAAAGGCATCGCAACTTCGGAACGCGTTTTGGAAGAAATTGCTAGGTAA